AGTCCTCGAACACGATCACGTCGCAGTCGTGGGCAACTGCTTCGTCAACGATCTCGTTGGCGACTGTGTGGATATACTGTTTGCGCCATGCTCGTTCTCGCTTTCCAAGCCGAAGCAAGGCGTTGTGAGCGGCTTGCGTCCCACGCTGTTGCATCTCTGCTCGACGGTTTTCAAACTCTTGTATCCAGTGGTCGTACTCGTCACCACTCCAGAACGTGCCAGTGCTGGCGACGGCAAGGCTATTCACGCCGAGGTCGATCCCGAGGACTGTCTGGTGCCCGGTATCGTCCGAACCCTCAATTTCAACAGCTTCACCGTCTGTGCCTATCTTCCGTGTTTTAACGTGGAAGTAGAACTCGTCGGTGGCTTGGTCGTACTGGAGTGTACTCGTCCGAAACTCGTAGTCATCCGCAAGGACGTACTCCTCGTATGGTGTTGGACTGTCTGCTGGGAGTTCAAAATCACACTCGATGCGTCCGTTCACCGTCGAGAGTGAGATTTTGTTGCGGTAGAATGTCGCGCTCCGCTTGTCGTAGACCATACTCCAAGAGGTAAACTCTGGCTTGTTCGTCCGTTTGCCTTTCTTCCAGCGGTCAACACCACTATCGACGGCGTGAACGGCACGCCGGATGGCTTCTTGGACGAGATTCGCTGTCAGGTCGGTTTCCTCGCGGAGTCGGTCATACAACGCATCTCTGGCTTTCACGTTCGAAGTGACGCAATCTTCGTAGTCGGTGTTGTCCCAGCAGTAGTCACTGGCCTCGTTCGCGCAGTAGAGGAACTGGTCAGCAGTTTCGTGGAGGTCGTCGTGATACTCGTCGGGAACAACGAGTTTGACCGGCGCAGTTCGTCTGACCTCCATGTTTCAGATATGGTTTCAACGGTACTTGATTACTGGGGAGTCAGTCGGCTACTGTCTTGTGGTTTGCGTCACTCTGTGTCGGCTTTCTCCCAGGCCTACTCACTTCGTGCTTCCGACCAGTCGGAAGTCCTCGCTCCTTGAGGCCGGGGGCTCCGCCTCGAAACTGCTGAAGCCGGTGGGTGTTCAACTCGCTATCGCTGTAAACAAAAGAGGATGAAAAGATTCAGCAGAACACAGCATCTTTTTTACGCCTCAGAATAACATACAGATAATGGTTGATAAACAGAAACTCCTTGATGCGTTGCCACATTACTTGGCAATGCTGATCATCGTATTCGGCACTCTGTTTCTAATTGAAGCCGTATACGCTGAGTTGAGCTTTTGGATCGAACTCGCTATCATCTTTGTGATCGTGTTTGCGTACCGACCAATTGTTGTTCGCCTGGGAGTTGCTCCGCCGCACTGGATGCCAGACCGACGATAACGGAGGAAAGTTTATTAAGAGCTGATCGCTGATTTTGCTTTTTCTGCCTCGTATTGTACAAGATACGCTTGGTCTGACTCGTACTCACTTGCAATTTCTAATGCTTCTCTGGTCTGGATTTGCCGAAGTGCCCAGATTGCACTGCCTCTTACGGCATTATCTTCATCATCCTCAAGCGTTTCAGCAAGTGGGTCAGTCGCTCGGGTGTCGCCAATCATTCCCAGAGCACGGGCAGCCATCGAGCGCACTTCTGGATCATCATCAGTCTGCATCTGTTCTGCAATGTCTTCTACTGCCTGCTCACTGCCAATCTCTCCAAGTGCTCGAAGTGTAGTGATAGCCAAGGATCCGCCAGAGTCAATATGGTTGAGCAGTGAACTGACTGGTTTTTCACTTCCAATTGATCCCAGTGCCTTGATTGCTGTCTCATCCCGACGATTGGCAAGAGGCGTAATGTCATCGACAGCTGCTTCATCACCAATCCGTCCAAGCGCCTCAAGACAATACTCCTGCATGAAATCAGAGTCCAGCATATCAAGCGCAAGCATGATTTTTTCTGGTTGATCACGTTTCTCGTATACTTTGATTGCGCTCAGTTCAGGTGGGAAGTCCTTTTGATGGTCCAAGACATCATAGAAACCTTTGCCAGCGAGCTGTTCTCTGACAGAGAGATCACTCCACACTTCAGCATCATCAAGCGCTGACTGTAGCTGGTCAACATCGTCAAGTAATTGCTGGATTATATCCGCATCCTCATCAGGATGGAGATCCATCTCATCTTCGATAATTTCAGCAACGGATTCAAGCGTGTCTGCTATGTGCTCTGGATCGCTACTGGTAGTTTTCTCTACATCAGGTACTGCATTGAAAAACTGCTGAACGCTCGCTTGAACTGTATCAACACCATTTTCAGTCCAATCACTACGCATAACGGTTGAAGCAGCATCTGAAACCTCAGACGCTACATCTTCTGCATATGGACCTCGCTTTTCCTCGATGCTATCCGATAGTTCATCAACAGTATCCAGTAGTTCCTCGTCCGGCGGGGTAATCTCCTCGTCATCGTCTTCGTCTTCTTCATCTTCGGCTGTTTCGGCGTCTGGAACCTCAAATTCAGTCTGATTAATTTCGTCTTTGATAGAGTCTAGCTCTGCTTCGAGTTCATCTAATGCTGCCTCTGTCTGTGCGTCACTGATACGATCCGCAAGAGTGTCAAGGCGGGAACGGAATTCATCAGCCGCCGATTCCTCATCGGTCATTGTCCATGTAGTGTTGGTTCAGTTCACTAAGCGTTTTCCTTTGTCTATGCGGATAAATACCAAATCGATGCTATCGCCAGTACAAGATCGGACCAAATACTAGATACGCAAGTGCACCGAGTAATAGTATGATCGGGAAAATTCCACTGAATGCAGTTGGAACTAAGATGGCAAGCACCTGTATAGCGCCCATCAGAAGAGCATCACGAGGAAGAAGGTCTGGGTAGTCAACGTCAATAATCATCAAATAACAGAATACTGCTGTTAAGCCAAGGAGAGCTTCCGGAGAAACGAAGCTAGTCAGCACACCAGCACTGATGACTGTTGATGCGAGTGTGCTTGGAACACCGAC
This portion of the Salinarchaeum sp. IM2453 genome encodes:
- a CDS encoding RNA-guided endonuclease TnpB family protein, whose product is MEVRRTAPVKLVVPDEYHDDLHETADQFLYCANEASDYCWDNTDYEDCVTSNVKARDALYDRLREETDLTANLVQEAIRRAVHAVDSGVDRWKKGKRTNKPEFTSWSMVYDKRSATFYRNKISLSTVNGRIECDFELPADSPTPYEEYVLADDYEFRTSTLQYDQATDEFYFHVKTRKIGTDGEAVEIEGSDDTGHQTVLGIDLGVNSLAVASTGTFWSGDEYDHWIQEFENRRAEMQQRGTQAAHNALLRLGKRERAWRKQYIHTVANEIVDEAVAHDCDVIVFEDLTDIRERLPHADWHHIWAFRRLVEYVEYKAPDCGVAVEQVEPDHTSQRCSHTDCGFTHEDNRDGEQFQCLKCGYEINADYNGAKNVGLRYMRKRQHRLRSSPTSGSADAPVDVRINGGTLNDDGYRPTADN
- a CDS encoding HEAT repeat domain-containing protein; its protein translation is MTDEESAADEFRSRLDTLADRISDAQTEAALDELEAELDSIKDEINQTEFEVPDAETAEDEEDEDDDEEITPPDEELLDTVDELSDSIEEKRGPYAEDVASEVSDAASTVMRSDWTENGVDTVQASVQQFFNAVPDVEKTTSSDPEHIADTLESVAEIIEDEMDLHPDEDADIIQQLLDDVDQLQSALDDAEVWSDLSVREQLAGKGFYDVLDHQKDFPPELSAIKVYEKRDQPEKIMLALDMLDSDFMQEYCLEALGRIGDEAAVDDITPLANRRDETAIKALGSIGSEKPVSSLLNHIDSGGSLAITTLRALGEIGSEQAVEDIAEQMQTDDDPEVRSMAARALGMIGDTRATDPLAETLEDDEDNAVRGSAIWALRQIQTREALEIASEYESDQAYLVQYEAEKAKSAISS